One Prunus dulcis chromosome 8, ALMONDv2, whole genome shotgun sequence DNA window includes the following coding sequences:
- the LOC117638083 gene encoding nijmegen breakage syndrome 1 protein isoform X1 — protein MVWGFFPDDPHSGEDKFYIFARGTYKVGRKGCDVNITKDKGVSRVHAEIVVDAMISAPLHTKSSILSSKVRIRDCSKYGTFINKNLTSMEKIHELPNKETSLREGDLVSFGTGNAIYRFSFVPLIFFACCSDPTQVNHALEDKLSSFGAHITYHLSQECTHVLVDQLMPVKEDMLDAIVAKKTFVLGSWVEFLAEKNIRTELPSCESFAPTLTFEGVSVKLADPRTRENCLEGYTFLLDSKPVYKFMNRLRSLLEVSGAKILTIDAFNLNSQSSDCGENDRVVCVIPEQSSDDWFNKLGSLLRVNETGLISAILNGRLDPAMLKSPCVVVSSSCSTDETVVADSDTEEIATSVLATASLGTKGVVENVPHEISTNYAAPKSEDNYVMSCRRSSDISTVRGKLDESESGNVDIIYSQDLIVRDASIPCTVATTANHRVVNFKRFRKPNIQSGNSFNNIIPFLKYPYKDSDYGGEEVLESVKEEKRRKQMEAVSEELFNNEGRSRRGAAGSIRGILSHG, from the exons ATGGTTTGGGGTTTCTTCCCCGATGACCCTCACTCAG GTGAAGATAAGTTCTATATCTTCGCAAGGGGAACGTACAAAGTGGGTCGGAAAG GTTGTGATGTAAATATTACTAAAGATAAAGGAGTTTCTCGGGTCCATGCGGAAATAGTTGTTGATGCAATGATTTCTGCCCCCCTGCATACAAAATCTTCTATTCTATCTTCAAAAGTTCGAATTAGAGATTGCTCAAAGTATGGAACATTTATTAACAAGAACCTTACATCGATGGAAAAGATTCATGAGTTACCGAATAAAGAAACATCACTAAGAGAAGGGGACTTGGTTTCATTTGGTACTGGCAATGCAATCTACAG ATTTTCCTTTGTTCCACTCATTTTCTTTGCGTGCTGCTCGGATCCAACCCAAGTGAATCATGCCCTTGAAGATAAACTTTCATCATTTG GTGCTCATATCACTTATCATCTGAGTCAGGAGTGCACACATGTGCTTGTTGACCAACTCATGCCAGTAAAAGAAGATATGCTGGATGCTATTGTGGCGAAGaaaacttttgttcttggtaGTTGGGTTGAG TTCCTTGCAGAAAAAAACATTCGCACAGAGCTTCCTAGTTGTGAATC CTTTGCTCCAACACTAACATTTGAAGGAGTATCAGTCAAACTTGCAGACCCGAGAACTCGTGAGAACTGTTTGGAAGGGTACACCTTTTTGTTGGACTCAAAACCTGTG TATAAATTCATGAATCGCTTGCGGTCCTTACTGGAAGTGAGTGGTGCGAAGATTCTTACGATTGATGCGTTTAATTTGAATAGCCAA AGCTCAGATTGCGGAGAAAATGATCGTGTTGTATGTGTTATCCCGGAACAATCGTCAGATGATTGGTTCAATAAGCTTGGTTCACTATTAAGAGTGAATGAGACTGGCTTAATATCTGCCATTTTAAATGGACGGCTGGATCCAGCTATGTTAAAGTCACCTTGTG TAGTTGTATCATCTTCATGCTCCACAGATGAAACCGTGGTAGCTGATTCTGATACGGAAGAAATAGCCACTTCAGTTTTGGCAACTGCATCTCTTGGCACCAAAGGAGTTGTTGAAAATGTACCCCATGAAATCTCCACGAATTATGCAGCTCCTAAATCCGAGGATAACTATGTCATGAGCTGTCGACGCAGTAGTGACATATCCACCGTAAGAGGCAAGCTTGATGAATCTGAAAGTGGAAATGTAGATATTATTTATAGCCAAGATTTGATTGTGCGAGATGCAAGCATACCTTGTACCGTTGCTACTACTGCAAACCACAGAGTTGTAAATTTCAAACGCTTCAGAAAG CCAAATATTCAATCTGGGAATAGCTTCAACAATATTATTCCATTCTTAAAGTACCCATATAA AGATTCTGACTATGGGGGTGAGGAAGTGCTAGAGTCtgtgaaagaagagaaaaggagaaagcAAATGGAAGCCGTTTCTGAAGAATTATTTAATAATGAAGG GAGGAGTCGTCGTGGCGCAGCTGGTTCTATTCGTGGGATTCTTAGTCATGGTTAA
- the LOC117638083 gene encoding nijmegen breakage syndrome 1 protein isoform X2 — translation MVWGFFPDDPHSGEDKFYIFARGTYKVGRKGCDVNITKDKGVSRVHAEIVVDAMISAPLHTKSSILSSKVRIRDCSKYGTFINKNLTSMEKIHELPNKETSLREGDLVSFGTGNAIYRFSFVPLIFFACCSDPTQVNHALEDKLSSFGAHITYHLSQECTHVLVDQLMPVKEDMLDAIVAKKTFVLGSWVEFLAEKNIRTELPSCESFAPTLTFEGVSVKLADPRTRENCLEGYTFLLDSKPVYKFMNRLRSLLEVSGAKILTIDAFNLNSQSSDCGENDRVVCVIPEQSSDDWFNKLGSLLRVNETGLISAILNGRLDPAMLKSPCVVSSSCSTDETVVADSDTEEIATSVLATASLGTKGVVENVPHEISTNYAAPKSEDNYVMSCRRSSDISTVRGKLDESESGNVDIIYSQDLIVRDASIPCTVATTANHRVVNFKRFRKPNIQSGNSFNNIIPFLKYPYKDSDYGGEEVLESVKEEKRRKQMEAVSEELFNNEGRSRRGAAGSIRGILSHG, via the exons ATGGTTTGGGGTTTCTTCCCCGATGACCCTCACTCAG GTGAAGATAAGTTCTATATCTTCGCAAGGGGAACGTACAAAGTGGGTCGGAAAG GTTGTGATGTAAATATTACTAAAGATAAAGGAGTTTCTCGGGTCCATGCGGAAATAGTTGTTGATGCAATGATTTCTGCCCCCCTGCATACAAAATCTTCTATTCTATCTTCAAAAGTTCGAATTAGAGATTGCTCAAAGTATGGAACATTTATTAACAAGAACCTTACATCGATGGAAAAGATTCATGAGTTACCGAATAAAGAAACATCACTAAGAGAAGGGGACTTGGTTTCATTTGGTACTGGCAATGCAATCTACAG ATTTTCCTTTGTTCCACTCATTTTCTTTGCGTGCTGCTCGGATCCAACCCAAGTGAATCATGCCCTTGAAGATAAACTTTCATCATTTG GTGCTCATATCACTTATCATCTGAGTCAGGAGTGCACACATGTGCTTGTTGACCAACTCATGCCAGTAAAAGAAGATATGCTGGATGCTATTGTGGCGAAGaaaacttttgttcttggtaGTTGGGTTGAG TTCCTTGCAGAAAAAAACATTCGCACAGAGCTTCCTAGTTGTGAATC CTTTGCTCCAACACTAACATTTGAAGGAGTATCAGTCAAACTTGCAGACCCGAGAACTCGTGAGAACTGTTTGGAAGGGTACACCTTTTTGTTGGACTCAAAACCTGTG TATAAATTCATGAATCGCTTGCGGTCCTTACTGGAAGTGAGTGGTGCGAAGATTCTTACGATTGATGCGTTTAATTTGAATAGCCAA AGCTCAGATTGCGGAGAAAATGATCGTGTTGTATGTGTTATCCCGGAACAATCGTCAGATGATTGGTTCAATAAGCTTGGTTCACTATTAAGAGTGAATGAGACTGGCTTAATATCTGCCATTTTAAATGGACGGCTGGATCCAGCTATGTTAAAGTCACCTTGTG TTGTATCATCTTCATGCTCCACAGATGAAACCGTGGTAGCTGATTCTGATACGGAAGAAATAGCCACTTCAGTTTTGGCAACTGCATCTCTTGGCACCAAAGGAGTTGTTGAAAATGTACCCCATGAAATCTCCACGAATTATGCAGCTCCTAAATCCGAGGATAACTATGTCATGAGCTGTCGACGCAGTAGTGACATATCCACCGTAAGAGGCAAGCTTGATGAATCTGAAAGTGGAAATGTAGATATTATTTATAGCCAAGATTTGATTGTGCGAGATGCAAGCATACCTTGTACCGTTGCTACTACTGCAAACCACAGAGTTGTAAATTTCAAACGCTTCAGAAAG CCAAATATTCAATCTGGGAATAGCTTCAACAATATTATTCCATTCTTAAAGTACCCATATAA AGATTCTGACTATGGGGGTGAGGAAGTGCTAGAGTCtgtgaaagaagagaaaaggagaaagcAAATGGAAGCCGTTTCTGAAGAATTATTTAATAATGAAGG GAGGAGTCGTCGTGGCGCAGCTGGTTCTATTCGTGGGATTCTTAGTCATGGTTAA
- the LOC117638083 gene encoding nijmegen breakage syndrome 1 protein isoform X3 yields the protein MVWGFFPDDPHSGEDKFYIFARGTYKVGRKGCDVNITKDKGVSRVHAEIVVDAMISAPLHTKSSILSSKVRIRDCSKYGTFINKNLTSMEKIHELPNKETSLREGDLVSFGTGNAIYRFSFVPLIFFACCSDPTQVNHALEDKLSSFGAHITYHLSQECTHVLVDQLMPVKEDMLDAIVAKKTFVLGSWVEFLAEKNIRTELPSCESFAPTLTFEGVSVKLADPRTRENCLEGYTFLLDSKPVYKFMNRLRSLLESSDCGENDRVVCVIPEQSSDDWFNKLGSLLRVNETGLISAILNGRLDPAMLKSPCVVVSSSCSTDETVVADSDTEEIATSVLATASLGTKGVVENVPHEISTNYAAPKSEDNYVMSCRRSSDISTVRGKLDESESGNVDIIYSQDLIVRDASIPCTVATTANHRVVNFKRFRKPNIQSGNSFNNIIPFLKYPYKDSDYGGEEVLESVKEEKRRKQMEAVSEELFNNEGRSRRGAAGSIRGILSHG from the exons ATGGTTTGGGGTTTCTTCCCCGATGACCCTCACTCAG GTGAAGATAAGTTCTATATCTTCGCAAGGGGAACGTACAAAGTGGGTCGGAAAG GTTGTGATGTAAATATTACTAAAGATAAAGGAGTTTCTCGGGTCCATGCGGAAATAGTTGTTGATGCAATGATTTCTGCCCCCCTGCATACAAAATCTTCTATTCTATCTTCAAAAGTTCGAATTAGAGATTGCTCAAAGTATGGAACATTTATTAACAAGAACCTTACATCGATGGAAAAGATTCATGAGTTACCGAATAAAGAAACATCACTAAGAGAAGGGGACTTGGTTTCATTTGGTACTGGCAATGCAATCTACAG ATTTTCCTTTGTTCCACTCATTTTCTTTGCGTGCTGCTCGGATCCAACCCAAGTGAATCATGCCCTTGAAGATAAACTTTCATCATTTG GTGCTCATATCACTTATCATCTGAGTCAGGAGTGCACACATGTGCTTGTTGACCAACTCATGCCAGTAAAAGAAGATATGCTGGATGCTATTGTGGCGAAGaaaacttttgttcttggtaGTTGGGTTGAG TTCCTTGCAGAAAAAAACATTCGCACAGAGCTTCCTAGTTGTGAATC CTTTGCTCCAACACTAACATTTGAAGGAGTATCAGTCAAACTTGCAGACCCGAGAACTCGTGAGAACTGTTTGGAAGGGTACACCTTTTTGTTGGACTCAAAACCTGTG TATAAATTCATGAATCGCTTGCGGTCCTTACTGGAA AGCTCAGATTGCGGAGAAAATGATCGTGTTGTATGTGTTATCCCGGAACAATCGTCAGATGATTGGTTCAATAAGCTTGGTTCACTATTAAGAGTGAATGAGACTGGCTTAATATCTGCCATTTTAAATGGACGGCTGGATCCAGCTATGTTAAAGTCACCTTGTG TAGTTGTATCATCTTCATGCTCCACAGATGAAACCGTGGTAGCTGATTCTGATACGGAAGAAATAGCCACTTCAGTTTTGGCAACTGCATCTCTTGGCACCAAAGGAGTTGTTGAAAATGTACCCCATGAAATCTCCACGAATTATGCAGCTCCTAAATCCGAGGATAACTATGTCATGAGCTGTCGACGCAGTAGTGACATATCCACCGTAAGAGGCAAGCTTGATGAATCTGAAAGTGGAAATGTAGATATTATTTATAGCCAAGATTTGATTGTGCGAGATGCAAGCATACCTTGTACCGTTGCTACTACTGCAAACCACAGAGTTGTAAATTTCAAACGCTTCAGAAAG CCAAATATTCAATCTGGGAATAGCTTCAACAATATTATTCCATTCTTAAAGTACCCATATAA AGATTCTGACTATGGGGGTGAGGAAGTGCTAGAGTCtgtgaaagaagagaaaaggagaaagcAAATGGAAGCCGTTTCTGAAGAATTATTTAATAATGAAGG GAGGAGTCGTCGTGGCGCAGCTGGTTCTATTCGTGGGATTCTTAGTCATGGTTAA
- the LOC117638083 gene encoding nijmegen breakage syndrome 1 protein isoform X5, producing the protein MVWGFFPDDPHSGEDKFYIFARGTYKVGRKGAHITYHLSQECTHVLVDQLMPVKEDMLDAIVAKKTFVLGSWVEFLAEKNIRTELPSCESFAPTLTFEGVSVKLADPRTRENCLEGYTFLLDSKPVYKFMNRLRSLLEVSGAKILTIDAFNLNSQSSDCGENDRVVCVIPEQSSDDWFNKLGSLLRVNETGLISAILNGRLDPAMLKSPCVVVSSSCSTDETVVADSDTEEIATSVLATASLGTKGVVENVPHEISTNYAAPKSEDNYVMSCRRSSDISTVRGKLDESESGNVDIIYSQDLIVRDASIPCTVATTANHRVVNFKRFRKPNIQSGNSFNNIIPFLKYPYKDSDYGGEEVLESVKEEKRRKQMEAVSEELFNNEGRSRRGAAGSIRGILSHG; encoded by the exons ATGGTTTGGGGTTTCTTCCCCGATGACCCTCACTCAG GTGAAGATAAGTTCTATATCTTCGCAAGGGGAACGTACAAAGTGGGTCGGAAAG GTGCTCATATCACTTATCATCTGAGTCAGGAGTGCACACATGTGCTTGTTGACCAACTCATGCCAGTAAAAGAAGATATGCTGGATGCTATTGTGGCGAAGaaaacttttgttcttggtaGTTGGGTTGAG TTCCTTGCAGAAAAAAACATTCGCACAGAGCTTCCTAGTTGTGAATC CTTTGCTCCAACACTAACATTTGAAGGAGTATCAGTCAAACTTGCAGACCCGAGAACTCGTGAGAACTGTTTGGAAGGGTACACCTTTTTGTTGGACTCAAAACCTGTG TATAAATTCATGAATCGCTTGCGGTCCTTACTGGAAGTGAGTGGTGCGAAGATTCTTACGATTGATGCGTTTAATTTGAATAGCCAA AGCTCAGATTGCGGAGAAAATGATCGTGTTGTATGTGTTATCCCGGAACAATCGTCAGATGATTGGTTCAATAAGCTTGGTTCACTATTAAGAGTGAATGAGACTGGCTTAATATCTGCCATTTTAAATGGACGGCTGGATCCAGCTATGTTAAAGTCACCTTGTG TAGTTGTATCATCTTCATGCTCCACAGATGAAACCGTGGTAGCTGATTCTGATACGGAAGAAATAGCCACTTCAGTTTTGGCAACTGCATCTCTTGGCACCAAAGGAGTTGTTGAAAATGTACCCCATGAAATCTCCACGAATTATGCAGCTCCTAAATCCGAGGATAACTATGTCATGAGCTGTCGACGCAGTAGTGACATATCCACCGTAAGAGGCAAGCTTGATGAATCTGAAAGTGGAAATGTAGATATTATTTATAGCCAAGATTTGATTGTGCGAGATGCAAGCATACCTTGTACCGTTGCTACTACTGCAAACCACAGAGTTGTAAATTTCAAACGCTTCAGAAAG CCAAATATTCAATCTGGGAATAGCTTCAACAATATTATTCCATTCTTAAAGTACCCATATAA AGATTCTGACTATGGGGGTGAGGAAGTGCTAGAGTCtgtgaaagaagagaaaaggagaaagcAAATGGAAGCCGTTTCTGAAGAATTATTTAATAATGAAGG GAGGAGTCGTCGTGGCGCAGCTGGTTCTATTCGTGGGATTCTTAGTCATGGTTAA
- the LOC117638083 gene encoding nijmegen breakage syndrome 1 protein isoform X4: MVWGFFPDDPHSGCDVNITKDKGVSRVHAEIVVDAMISAPLHTKSSILSSKVRIRDCSKYGTFINKNLTSMEKIHELPNKETSLREGDLVSFGTGNAIYRFSFVPLIFFACCSDPTQVNHALEDKLSSFGAHITYHLSQECTHVLVDQLMPVKEDMLDAIVAKKTFVLGSWVEFLAEKNIRTELPSCESFAPTLTFEGVSVKLADPRTRENCLEGYTFLLDSKPVYKFMNRLRSLLEVSGAKILTIDAFNLNSQSSDCGENDRVVCVIPEQSSDDWFNKLGSLLRVNETGLISAILNGRLDPAMLKSPCVVVSSSCSTDETVVADSDTEEIATSVLATASLGTKGVVENVPHEISTNYAAPKSEDNYVMSCRRSSDISTVRGKLDESESGNVDIIYSQDLIVRDASIPCTVATTANHRVVNFKRFRKPNIQSGNSFNNIIPFLKYPYKDSDYGGEEVLESVKEEKRRKQMEAVSEELFNNEGRSRRGAAGSIRGILSHG, encoded by the exons ATGGTTTGGGGTTTCTTCCCCGATGACCCTCACTCAG GTTGTGATGTAAATATTACTAAAGATAAAGGAGTTTCTCGGGTCCATGCGGAAATAGTTGTTGATGCAATGATTTCTGCCCCCCTGCATACAAAATCTTCTATTCTATCTTCAAAAGTTCGAATTAGAGATTGCTCAAAGTATGGAACATTTATTAACAAGAACCTTACATCGATGGAAAAGATTCATGAGTTACCGAATAAAGAAACATCACTAAGAGAAGGGGACTTGGTTTCATTTGGTACTGGCAATGCAATCTACAG ATTTTCCTTTGTTCCACTCATTTTCTTTGCGTGCTGCTCGGATCCAACCCAAGTGAATCATGCCCTTGAAGATAAACTTTCATCATTTG GTGCTCATATCACTTATCATCTGAGTCAGGAGTGCACACATGTGCTTGTTGACCAACTCATGCCAGTAAAAGAAGATATGCTGGATGCTATTGTGGCGAAGaaaacttttgttcttggtaGTTGGGTTGAG TTCCTTGCAGAAAAAAACATTCGCACAGAGCTTCCTAGTTGTGAATC CTTTGCTCCAACACTAACATTTGAAGGAGTATCAGTCAAACTTGCAGACCCGAGAACTCGTGAGAACTGTTTGGAAGGGTACACCTTTTTGTTGGACTCAAAACCTGTG TATAAATTCATGAATCGCTTGCGGTCCTTACTGGAAGTGAGTGGTGCGAAGATTCTTACGATTGATGCGTTTAATTTGAATAGCCAA AGCTCAGATTGCGGAGAAAATGATCGTGTTGTATGTGTTATCCCGGAACAATCGTCAGATGATTGGTTCAATAAGCTTGGTTCACTATTAAGAGTGAATGAGACTGGCTTAATATCTGCCATTTTAAATGGACGGCTGGATCCAGCTATGTTAAAGTCACCTTGTG TAGTTGTATCATCTTCATGCTCCACAGATGAAACCGTGGTAGCTGATTCTGATACGGAAGAAATAGCCACTTCAGTTTTGGCAACTGCATCTCTTGGCACCAAAGGAGTTGTTGAAAATGTACCCCATGAAATCTCCACGAATTATGCAGCTCCTAAATCCGAGGATAACTATGTCATGAGCTGTCGACGCAGTAGTGACATATCCACCGTAAGAGGCAAGCTTGATGAATCTGAAAGTGGAAATGTAGATATTATTTATAGCCAAGATTTGATTGTGCGAGATGCAAGCATACCTTGTACCGTTGCTACTACTGCAAACCACAGAGTTGTAAATTTCAAACGCTTCAGAAAG CCAAATATTCAATCTGGGAATAGCTTCAACAATATTATTCCATTCTTAAAGTACCCATATAA AGATTCTGACTATGGGGGTGAGGAAGTGCTAGAGTCtgtgaaagaagagaaaaggagaaagcAAATGGAAGCCGTTTCTGAAGAATTATTTAATAATGAAGG GAGGAGTCGTCGTGGCGCAGCTGGTTCTATTCGTGGGATTCTTAGTCATGGTTAA
- the LOC117637353 gene encoding NDR1/HIN1-like protein 6, whose product MADHQRIYPDVEAPPAAAEAPLVPTGASKSDKGDPADFHHQGQHPPFPRRTIPVTHSKPPPIRRKRSCLCRCLCWTVSLILLQIILVAITAGIIFLVFRPKLPKFTVDKLQITQFNLNDDQSLSATFDVSITARNPNKKIGIYYEGGSRLNVWYTGTKLCEGGLPKFYQGHRNTTQLVVQLTGQNPDASGLLSTLQQQQQQTGNVPLTLRVRQPVRIKLGGLKLPKVKFLVRCRLLVDSVSANNDITIQSSSCKFRLRL is encoded by the coding sequence ATGGCTGATCACCAAAGAATCTATCCAGATGTAGAGGCACCGCCAGCAGCAGCTGAGGCACCCTTGGTACCAACTGGAGCTTCAAAATCGGACAAAGGTGATCCAGCTGATTTTCATCACCAGGGGCAGCATCCTCCCTTCCCACGGCGGACTATTCCGGTGACGCACTCCAAGCCACCGCCCATTCGCAGGAAGAGGAGCTGTTTATGCAGGTGCCTTTGTTGGACTGTAAGCCTGATCTTGCTCCAAATCATTCTGGTTGCCATCACTGCTGGTATTATATTCCTCGTTTTCCGACCAAAGCTTCCAAAGTTCACGGTGGACAAACTGCAGATAACCCAGTTCAATCTCAATGATGATCAGAGCTTGTCGGCCACCTTCGACGTGAGCATCACTGCGCGAAACCCCAACAAGAAGATCGGCATCTACTACGAAGGCGGCAGCCGCCTGAATGTTTGGTACACAGGCACTAAGCTCTGTGAAGGAGGTTTGCCAAAATTCTACCAGGGTCACCGCAACACCACTCAACTTGTAGTCCAGCTGACAGGACAGAACCCAGATGCGAGCGGCCTGCTCAGCACCCTccaacaacagcagcagcagacgGGCAATGTTCCGCTGACTCTCAGAGTGAGGCAACCTGTGAGGATTAAGCTGGGAGGCTTGAAGCTCCCAAAGGTCAAATTCTTGGTGAGGTGCAGGTTGTTGGTGGACAGTGTTTCCGCGAATAATGATATTACAATTCAAAGCAGTAGCTGTAAGTTCAGGCTTAGGCTATAA
- the LOC117636296 gene encoding WAT1-related protein At3g02690, chloroplastic — protein sequence MGRLCSTSVSALSCGGCYYQFFYNYQPPASVDITWPPSGCRVNNSIKKRNNAPIKALSPLPYYSSTCLAISPCNGKPPNNNCNYKSLHKFIANCTPSTDTGTESIDTGLQDSSSFPAVDCVGTGQDVECAVSSSSSEETQQQRTAGVELIQQQLQEWTVLVSPFFFWGTSMVAMKEVLPKAGPFFVSSFRLIPAGFLLIAFAASRGRPFPSGLTAWLSIALFGLVDAACFQGFLAEGLQRTSAGLGSVIIDSQPLTVAILAALFLGESIAFLGAAGLVLGVIGLLLLEAPSLSVDGSNFSLWQSGEWWMLLAAQSMAVGTIMVRWVSKYSDPIMATGWHMVIGGLPLVMISILNPENAVSGSLMSFTQNDALALLYTSIFGSAISYGVYFYSATKGSLTKLSSLTFLTPMFASIFGYLYLGETFSPLQLAGAIITIVAIYMVNYKTTVE from the exons atggggCGGCTGTGCTCCACCTCAGTTTCAGCCTTGTCTTGCGGCGGCTGCTATTACCAATTCTTCTACAACTACCAACCTCCTGCCTCTGTTGATATTACGTGGCCGCCGAGTGGGTGTAGGGTTAACAATAGTATCAAAAAACGAAACAATGCCCCAATCAAAGCACTCAGTCCACTGCCATACTATTCTTCTACTTGCCTTGCTATTTCTCCATGCAATGGAAAACCACCCAACAACAACTGTAACTACAAGTCCCTCCATAAATTTATTGCCAATTGTACTCCTTCTACTGATACTGGTACTGAGTCTATTGACACCGGGCTCCAAGATTCGTCGTCGTTTCCCGCCGTTGATTGTGTGGGGACAGGCCAGGACGTAGAGTGCGCGGTCTCTTCCTCATCCTCCGAAGAAACTCAACAACAGAGGACCGCTGGAGTGGAATTGATACAACAACAGCTGCAAGAATGGACAGTATTGGTCTCTCCCTTCTTCTTTTGGGGCACCTCTATGGTGGCAATGAAGGAGGTTTTGCCAAAGGCTGGCCCTTTCTTCGTCTCCTCCTTCCGTCTAATTCCTGCTGGCTTTCTCCTCATTGCGTTCGCCGCCTCTCGAGGCCGTCCCTTTCCATCTGGCCTCACTGCTTGGCTATCTATTGCGCTTTTTGGCCTCGTCGATGCCGCTTGTTTTCAAGGTTTTCTTGCTGAAGGTTTGCAGAGGACATCTGCTGGCCTGGGCAGT GTTATAATTGATTCACAACCTTTGACGGTGGCTAtacttgcggccttgttcttggGTGAGTCCATTGCGTTCCTTGGAGCTGCAGGGCTTGTTCTTGGTGTCATTGGACTTTTACTTCTTGAG GCACCTTCGCTTTCTGTTGATGGAAGCAACTTTTCATTGTGGCAAAGTGGGGAGTGGTGGATGCTTCTCGCAGCTCAGAGCATGGCAGTTGGCACAATCATGGTGCGCTGGGTTTCCAAGTACTCTGATCCTATTATGGCAACTGGATGG CACATGGTTATTGGTGGTCTACCCCTTGTTATGATCTCCATTCTTAATCCTGAAAATGCTGTTAGTGGGAGTCTAATGAGTTTCACACAAAATGATGCGTTGGCACTCCTTTATACATCCATTTTTGGAAGTGCCATCAGCTATGGTGTATACTTCTACAGTGCAACAAAAG GTAGCCTGACAAAGCTCAGCTCCCTTACCTTTCTGACCCCAATGTTTGCTTCTATATTTGG GTATCTATATCTTGGTGAGACCTTCTCACCCTTGCAATTGGCTGGGGCCATCATTACTATTGTTGCAATATACATGGTCAACTATAAAACCACTGTCGAATGA